From the Lathyrus oleraceus cultivar Zhongwan6 chromosome 4, CAAS_Psat_ZW6_1.0, whole genome shotgun sequence genome, one window contains:
- the LOC127073173 gene encoding uncharacterized protein LOC127073173, with protein MAPRSIIIIVLSFLLLTQSESAPQAFKRGPGHPQWHHGAFHDVRDTVRSDIRRMLHSRAEVPFQVPLEVNVVLIGFNGDGGYRYTVEAHKLEELLEKSFPTHRPSCLETEELLDIEHHLVYNAFSAGQPELIALEKALKEAMIPAGKARESDFGREVPLFEVEATAVEPIFQKLYSYIFDMDSVGSSVTETDKPVPSAIFIVNFDKVRLDPRNKEIDLDGLMYGKISELTEEDMKKQEGDYIYRYRYDGGGATQVWLSSGRFVVIDLSAGPCTYGKIEAEEGSVSSRTLPRLRNAVRLSTTASYRSSNDIFLGQLASLVSTTVEHVIAPDVRFETVDLTSRLLVPIIVLQNHNRYNIVQKGHNYSINIDEIKAEVKKLLHDEQVVIIGGTHSLHHHEKLSIAVSKAMRGHSLQETKNDGRFHVHTKTYLDGAILKEEMERSADVLAAGLLEMADPSLSSKYFFRQNWMDESEGSTDSILKHKPIWSSYNMKHSKKKRKNVKKQGDIQTTFGTRVVPVFVLSLADVDPNLMMEDESMVWTSNDVVIVLEHQNEKIPLSYVSETHKRHAVPSQAQRHILAGLASVVGGLSAPYEKASHAHERHVVNWLWAAGCHPFGPFSNTSRVSQMLRDVALRNSIYARVDSVLRKIRETSETVQAFAAEYLKTPLGEPVKGKKEKSPTELWLEKFYKKTTNLPEPFPHELVDRLEKYLDGLEEHLVGMSSLLYDHRLKDAFLNSSDILQSSMFTQQYVDHVLTSERENMKCCKIEYKYPVHSSQTYIYGGILIAGFVVYFVVIFFSSPVR; from the exons ATGGCGCCTCGTTCGATCATAATCATCGTGCTGAGTTTCCTTCTCTTAACTCAGTCCGAGTCAGCACCGCAAGCCTTCAAGCGAGGACCAGGTCACCCTCAGTGGCACCACGGCGCCTTCCACGACGTCAGAGATACAGTCCGATCCGACATTCGCCGCATGCTCCATTCTCGAGCTGAG GTTCCGTTTCAGGTTCCTTTGGAAGTGAATGTGGTTTTGATTGGTTTTAATGGCGATGGAGGCTATAGATACACAGTTGAAGCGCATAAATTGGAAGAGCTTCTCGAAAAAAGCTTTCCAACTCATAGACCTTCTTGTTTGGAGACTGAGGAGCTTCTTGATATTGAACACCATTTGGTTTATAATGCGTTTTCT GCTGGACAGCCTGAACTAATAGCACTTGAGAAAGCATTGAAAGAGGCAATGATTCCTGCAGGGAAAGCAAGGGAG TCTGACTTTGGAAGGGAGGTGCCTTTATTTGAAGTTGAAGCAACAGCTGTGGAACCAATATTTCAAAAGCTGTACTCCTATATATTTGACATGGATAGTGTGGGATCTTCTGTCACAGAAACGGATAAACCAGTGCCAAGTGCAATATTTATTGTAAACTTTGACAAG GTGAGACTAGATCCTAGAAATAAGGAAATAGATCTTGATGGTTTAATGTATGGAAAAATTTCTGAGCTAACCGAGGAAGATATGAAAAAACAAGAAGGAGATTACATTTATCGTTATCGCTATGATGGTGGAGGAGCAACTCAAGTTTGGCTCAGCTCAGGCAG ATTTGTGGTGATTGACCTTTCAGCAGGGCCCTGTACTTATGGTAAGATTGAAGCTGAAGAGGGAAGTGTCAGTTCTAGAACCCTGCCAAGATTACGGAATGCTGTTCGTCTAAGTACCACTGCTTCTTATCGATCTAGCAACGATATTTTTCTTGGACAGCTTGCTTCTTTGGTATCAACCACGGTGGAACATGTTATAGCACCTGATGTTAG ATTTGAAACTGTTGATCTTACTTCGAGATTACTTGTACCAATAATTGTCTTGCAAAATCACAATCGATACAATATTGTGCAAAAGGGCCACAATTACAGTATAAACATCGACGAAATCAAGGCAGAG GTGAAAAAATTGCTTCATGATGAACAAGTAGTAATTATTGGGGGCACTCATTCACTACATCACCATGAGAAGCTGTCAATCGCAGTTTCAAAAGCCATGCGTGGACATTCATTGCAGGAAACAAAGAATGATGGTCGTTTCCATGTTCATACCAAGACTTATCTGGATGGGGCTATTTTAAAAGAA GAGATGGAACGTTCTGCTGACGTGCTTGCTGCTGGATTGCTTGAAATGGCTGACCCATCTCTTTCAAGTAAATATTTCTTCCGCCAGAATTGGATGGATGAATCTGAGGGGTCAACTGATTCAATACTTAAGCATAAGCCTATCTGGTCATCATATAACATGAAACATAGCAAGAAAAAGAGGAAGAATGTAAAGAAGCAAGGAGATATTCAAACAACTTTTGGAACAAGAGTAGTTCCTGT TTTCGTGCTATCATTGGCTGATGTGGATCCAAATCTCATGATGGAGGACGAAAGTATGGTGTGGACAAGCAATGACGTTGTAATTGTGCTTGAGCATCAGAATGAAAAGATTCCTTTGAG TTATGTTTCAGAAACACATAAAAGGCATGCCGTCCCATCTCAAGCACAACGTCATATATTGGCTGGCCTTGCTTCAGTGGTAGGTGGTTTAAGTGCACCATATGAGAAGGCTTCGCATGCACATGAAAGACACGTTGTGAATTGGCTTTGGGCAGCCGGTTGTCACCCATTTGGACCATTTTCAAATACGTCTCGTGTCAGTCAAATGCTCCGTGACGTTGCACTG AGGAACTCGATATATGCTCGTGTGGATTCTGTACTTCGGAAAATTCGTGAAACATCAGAG ACCGTCCAAGCTTTTGCAGCAGAGTATCTGAAAACTCCCCTTGGCGAGCCGGTGAAAGGAAAGAAAGAGAAATCACCCACTGAATTGTGGTTGGAGAAGTTCTACAAGAAAACTACTAATTTGCCTGAACCATTTCCACATGAATTAGTTGATCGTTTGGAAAAGTACCTCGAC GGCCTTGAGGAGCATCTTGTTGGTATGTCTTCATTATTATATGATCATCGTTTAAAGGATGCCTTTTTGAACAGTTCAGATATTCTGCAGAGCAGCATGTTCACCCAACA ATACGTTGACCATGTTTTGACCAGCGAGAGGGAAAATATGAAATGCTGCAAAATAGAGTACAAGTACCCCGTGCACTCTTCTCAAACGTACATCTATGGGGGAATACTTATTGCTGGATTCGTTGTGTACTTTGTTGTAATTTTCTTCTCATCTCCAGTGCGCTGA
- the LOC127135948 gene encoding uncharacterized protein LOC127135948 → MAPYEALYGRKRKTHLCWTEVGEEIILGLEIIQETTKKIRMVRDKIKKAQDRQKSYADNRRRPLEFNEGLYQIIERISEVAYRLALLPSLSEMHDVFHVSQLQKFIMDSLQPILPGSIEVEASLTLEPLPNRIVGPEIKVLRNKEIPLVKVQWDESYLGDATWELESEMREVYP, encoded by the exons ATGGCTCCTTATGAAGCCTTATATGGACGAAAACGTAAAACACATTTGTGTTGGACGGAAGTTGGTGAAGAAATAATCTTAGGACTGGAGATTATTCAAGAGACTACGAAAAAGATAAGGATGGTTCGTGATAAGATAAAGAAAGCACAAGATCGCCAAAAGAGCTACGCGGATAATAGAAGAAGACCATTAGAATTTAATGAAG GACTATACCAGATTATAGAGAGGATTAGTGAAGTAGCTTACAGATTAGCCTTACTGCCTTCTTTATCAGAAATGCATGATGTTTTTCACGTGTCTCAACTTCAAAAGTTCATTATGGATTCTCTTCAACCTATTCTTCCAGGTTCAATAGAAGTAGAAGCAAGCCTAACTTTGGAACCTCTACCAAATCGTATTGTAGGACCGGAAATTAAGGTATTGAGGAATAAGGAGATCCCTCTTGTTAAGGTTCAGTGGGATGAATCATATTTGGGCGATGCTACCTGGGAACTCGAGTCTGAAATGCGAGAAGTTTACCCTTAA
- the LOC127135949 gene encoding uncharacterized protein LOC127135949 — translation MDDVVKTPLICKNCSLSVNGRLFQIDLICLPLKKVDVVLGMDWLSSNSVFIGCEEKLIIIPSSEVTPKDVLTTILESTIVKVNFLFEKEKPVLLVLTKEPSDNLKVTQIPIVCEFPEVFLEDVTSLPPERGVEFSIDLITGTTPISVSPYRMAPLELRELKDQLEELLTKHFIQPSVSPWGSPVLLVKKKDSICGCVLIIAS, via the coding sequence ATGGATGATGTGGTTAAGACACCGTTAATTTGTAAAAATTGTTCGCTTTCGGTGAATGGTAGACTTTTCCAGATTGATCTTATTTGTTTACCACTTAAGAAGGTTGATGTGGTTTTGGGGATGGATTGGCTTTCTTCCAATTCGGTGTTTATTGGATGTGAAGAGAAGTTAATCATCATTCCATCTAGTGAAGTTACTCCAAAGGATGTATTAACTACTATCTTGGAAAGTACGATTGTCAAGGTTAATTTCTTATTTGAGAAGGAAAAGCCAGTTCTCTTAGTTCTCACCAAGGAACCTAGTGACAATCTGAAAGTTACTCAAATTCCTATCGTTTGTGAATTTCCAGAAGTTTTCCTTGAGGATGTCACTTCTCTTCCTCCTGAAAGGGGAGTGGAATTCTCTATTGATCTGATAACTGGGACGACTCCAATATCCGTTTCTCCGTATCGTATGGCGCCACTCGAGTTGAGAGAGTTGAAGGATCAATTGGAAGAGTTGTTAACCAAGCATTTCATCCAACCTAGTGTCTCACCATGGGGATCTCCAGTGTTACTAGTGAAGAAGAAGGACAGTATATGCGGTTGTGTATTGATTATCGCCAGTTGA
- the LOC127135950 gene encoding uncharacterized protein LOC127135950, whose translation MKVTAIEEAQDISIMRVDELIGSLKTFELGISDKSEKKHKSIAFVSNNEDEENQCDLDAGEGMTNVIVLLGRQFNKILKMIMADRRRGRGRLITQNSDSEPPSGSKGFQWPQFLQQMQQQQNQFMHQMMQQLNSGLHPQWVPQEVAGGSFRDFFRMNPFEFHGGLNLVKAHEWVTSMERIFQIVHCSEENKVVFSSHMMRGPAVRWWESASTLMSNQGVPRDWEHFNTTFLDKYFPSSLRTQKEFEFQQLRQGNMSVVMYAEKFEDMAAYSRQAMYTPDEKWKIDQFLFGLRGEISHSVSQREFTTYVELLRQCYVDENSLKKVQEERDQYRIGQEDQGRPGNQFRPRPQFFKGKQVQHASPNHPPQCQVCKKSHFGRCVGSLVRCFTCQREGHMARNCPQNKNQMQGRNTG comes from the exons atgaaggtcacaGCCATTGAAGAAGCTCAAGACATCAGCATCATGAGAGTGGATGAACTTATTGGGTCTCTCAAAACCTTTGAATTGGGTATCAGTGACAAATCTGAAAAGAAACACAAGagcatagcttttgtatccaACAATGAAGATGAAGAAAACCAATGTGACTTGGATGCCGGTGAAGGAATGACTAATGTTATTGTTCTTTTaggaagacaattcaacaagaTACTAAAAAT GATCATGGCTGACAGACGCAGAGGTCGTGGTAGACTCATAACTCAGAATTCAGATTCAGAACCACCAAGTGGTAGTAAAGGTTTTCAATGGCCTCAGTTTCTGcaacagatgcaacaacaacagaaCCAATTCATGCATCAGATGATGCAACAGTTGAATAGTGGTCTTCATCCTCAATGGGTTCCACAAGAAGTTGCAGGTGGTAGTTTCCGAGATTTCTTTCGCATGAATCCTTTTGAGTTCCATGGTGGATTAAATCTTGTGAAGGCTCATGAGTGGGTAACCAGCATGGAGAGGATTTTTCAGATAGTGCATTGCAGTGAAGAGAATAAAGTTGTGTTTTCTTCTCACATGATGAGGGGTCCTGCTGTAAGGTGGTGGGAAAGCGCTTCGACTCTTATGAGCAATCAAGGAGTACCTAGGGATTGGGAGCATTTTAATACTACTTTTCTAGATAAGTATTTTCCTAGCTCTTTGAGGACTCAGAAAGAATTTGAGTTTCAGCAGCTTAGACAGGGTAATATGTCAGTAGTTATGTATGCTGAAAAGTTTGAAGATATGGCTGCTTATTCTAGACAGGCCATGTACACACCAGATGAGAAGTGGAAGATCGATCAATTCCTTTTTGGTTTAAGAGGTGAAATTTCTCATAGTGTTTCTCAAAGAGAATTCACTACTTATGTTGAATTGCTAAGGCAATGCTATGTGGATGAGAACAGTTTAAAGAAAGTTCAAGAAGAAAGGGATCAATATAGGATTGGACAGGAAGACCAGGGAAGGCCAGGTAACCAGTTTAGGCCTAGACCTCAATTTTTCAAAGGAAAACAAGTGCAGCATGCAAGCCCTAACCATCCTCCGCAATGTCAAGTATGTAAGAAGTCTCATTTTGGAAGATGTGTTGGAAGTTTGGTTAGGTGTTTTACTTGTCAGAGGGAGGGACACATGGCTAGGAATTGTCCTCAGAATAAGAATCAGATGCAAGGAAGGAACACTGGTTGA